Proteins from a single region of Punica granatum isolate Tunisia-2019 chromosome 8, ASM765513v2, whole genome shotgun sequence:
- the LOC116188679 gene encoding TMV resistance protein N-like encodes MALATAESYDYDVFLSFRGTDTRHGFTDCHYNFMVDAGIRVFRDDDELSVGQQINKILLAIENSRICMPVLSRGFASSTWCLHEFAKMVELRKEIVPIIYFQFSKEIVKEVLIELKLNHIHVPDYLVGMDGQPEVAMKMLLSKSSDVRFLGIHGMGGIGKTTLAKVLFNKPSSSFECYSFLADVREMASHHGIEYLQKKLLSNLNPRIGDTTHISNPIVMIRNSFRIKKVLIILDDIDRKEQIENIVGDAKCFGPGSRIIVTTRDSRVLKIGHEPFHGIIEMEEMNLSEALRLFSWHAFEGDSPPLKSIWEETAKMLEKKPDRAVREKLKISYDALEHEQQQMFLDIACFFINTEKSNPIHMWDACDFHPTLGLNTLISMALVNIVEDDKLWMHDQLRDLGREIVREEGLQHYRKCSRLWICGEEISTTLKSKEGKESIVGLHLDGLYPNATGEVFAGMQNLRFLSLEEAKFGKKFNHPLPELKWLSWHYLPSSLNPAHLNIRKLVVLELPRSSTSKSGVDGIKSSKLTATPDFSRISNLERLTLCKCTNLAKLHRSIVKLKNLRHLDLRYCSSLCELPDELGCLEKLEFMSLYRCARLKKLPNSFGKLKALVALNFSGKVDISTRLVSWIVSMIEMSEMMPFGSTSLWDEVLDLSLLSDFDDQSIIRKIISFVKFVIDEYLAKWLYPQQQELPETFGDLTALTKLDLSYSKVSHLPDSFGNLGNLKELNAKWSSLVAQPKSVGMLKKLETLGLGGCLSLAEIPSEIGGLSSLRILDLSLTAIHQLPSTVTQLYLLQSINLRISSLGKPTEVPTSLNGLPGESSDSPLSLELLQWVTPLPTTFADCSRLEALNLSCEFLKRIPPLPSSLRWLALDGLGNAVEMPYTSNLKNLAGLSIYMSNREELACLLLESLRELRISDCNSLPDLSHLKNLQKFTLLGTASLQEIPGLGKLESLQELCIGDCNSIGSLENLSVLTKLKHLSLHDCRNLKVVEGLDRLSLIEKDVHFADCKCTLCSPRHGLLSAKTLILLVIGVVGIPRWDLPSKIRHFLESPEVNAISSINDGNH; translated from the exons ATACTTTCAATTCAGTAAAGAGATCGTTAAAGAGGTTCTAATCGAGTTGAAGCTCAACCACATTCATGTGCCGGACTATCTAGTTGGAATGGATGGTCAACCGGAAGTTGCGATGAAAATGTTACTTTCCAAATCGAGTGATGTTCGGTTCCTCGGGATCCACGGCATGGGCGGGATTGGAAAAACGACACTGGCCAAGGTTCTATTCAACAAACCCTCATCGAGCTTTGAGTGTTATAGCTTTCTCGCAGATGTTCGAGAGATGGCGAGCCACCATGGTATCGAATACTTGCAAAAGAAGCTACTGAGCAATCTCAATCCCAGAATAGGAGACACTACTCATATCTCCAACCCAATTGTGATGATAAGGAATAGCTTTCGTATAAAGAAAGTTTTGATAATTCTTGACGATATCGATCGAAAGGAACAGATTGAGAATATTGTTGGCGATGCTAAGTGCTTCGGTCCAGGGAGTAGGATAATTGTTACAACGAGGGACTCAAGAGTCTTGAAAATTGGCCATGAACCGTTTCATGGCATCATTGAGATGGAAGAGATGAATTTAAGTGAAGCACTTCGACTTTTCAGCTGGCACGCTTTTGAAGGGGACTCTCCTCCAC TAAAAAGCATATGGGAAGAGACCGCAAAGATGTTAGAGAAAAAGCCAGATCGGGCTGTCCGAGAAAAGCTGAAGATCAGTTATGACGCGCTGGAGCATGAGCAACAGCAGATGTTTCTCGATATCGCTTGTTTCTTCATCAACACAGAAAAGTCAAATCCGATTCACATGTGGGATGCCTGTGATTTTCATCCGACTTTGGGACTCAATACCCTCATTTCCATGGCTCTGGTGAACATTGTTGAAGATGATAAGCTATGGATGCACGACCAACTAAGAGATCTCGGAAGGGAAATCGTCCGAGAAGAAGGATTGCAACATTATAGAAAGTGCAGCAGGTTATGGATATGCGGGGAGGAGATCTCAACCACGCTCAAAAGCAAAGAG GGTAAGGAAAGCATTGTAGGCCTCCATTTAGACGGACTTTACCCAAATGCGACGGGAGAGGTGTTTGCCGGAATGCAAAATCTACGGTTCCTTTCATTGGAGGAGGCTAAATTTGGGAAGAAGTTCAATCATCCTCTTCCAGAACTAAAATGGTTGTCATGGCATTATTTACCTTCAAGTTTGAACCCTGCCCATCTAAACATTCGCAAGCTGGTTGTTCTCGAGTTGCCACGGAGTTCCACTAGCAAGAGTGGAGTGGATGGAATCAAATCGAG CAAGTTGACTGCTACACCAGACTTCTCTAGGATCTCGAACTTGGAGAGATTGACTCTCTGTAAGTGCACCAATCTTGCCAAACTTCACAGATCCATCGTTAAGTTGAAGAACCTAAGGCACCTGGATCTCAGGTATTGTTCTTCACTTTGTGAGCTGCCCGACGAATTAGGATGCCTAGAAAAACTGGAATTCATGTCCTTATATCGTTGTGCAAGACTAAAGAAACTCCCCAACTCATTTGGGAAACTAAAGGCTTTAGTCGCATTGAATTTTTCAGGTAAAGTAGATATCAGCACCAGATTAGTGTCTTGGATTGTGTCTATGATTGAGATGAGTGAGATGATGCCATTTGGGAGCACAAGTTTATGGGATGAAGTTCTGGATCTGTCGCTTCTTTCTGATTTTGATGATCAATCCATCATCAGGAAGATAATATCGTTTGTGAAGTTCGTCATAGATGAATACCTGGCCAAATGGCTATACCCTCAGCAGCAAGAGCTTCCGGAAACGTTTGGCGATCTAACAGCACTCACAAAGCTAGATCTCTCGTACTCGAAGGTTTCTCATTTACCAGATTCCTTTGGAAATCTAGGAAACCTGAAGGAACTAAACGCAAAATGGTCTTCCTTGGTTGCACAACCAAAATCTGTAGGAATGTTAAAGAAGCTTGAAACACTTGGCCTGGGAGGATGTCTCTCGTTGGCAGAAATCCCATCAGAAATCGGGGGCCTCTCCAGCTTGAGAATATTGGACCTGTCACTTACAGCAATCCACCAGTTGCCTTCAACCGTGACTCAGCTTTATCTTCTCCAGTCTATCAATTTAAGGATTTCCTCGCTAGGAAAACCGACAGAAGTTCCTACTAGCTTAAACGGTCTGCCCGGTGAATCTTCAGACTCCCCCCTGTCGCTTGAACTCCTTCAGTGGGTTACCCCCCTGCCAACCACTTTTGCTGATTGTTCTCGACTTGAGGCACTTAACCTCTCGTGTGAGTTCTTGAAACGCATCCCACCACTTCCCTCTAGCTTGAGATGGTTGGCTCTTGACGGGTTAGGTAATGCCGTGGAAATGCCATATACTTCCAACTTGAAGAATTTGGCCGGTTTAAGTATCTACATGTCCAATCGAGAGGAACTGGCATGTTTGTTGCTGGAAAGTTTGAGAGAGCTGCGCATATCTGACTGTAATTCTTTGCCTGATCTGTCACACTTGAAGAATCTCCAGAAGTTTACATTATTAGGTACGGCATCATTGCAAGAGATTCCAGGGCTCGGGAAATTGGAATCATTGCAAGAGCTATGTATTGGCGACTGCAATTCCATTGGGTCATTAGAGAATCTATCAGTTTTGACGAAGCTAAAGCACCTCAGTCTACACGATTGTCGGAACCTCAAAGTAGTTGAAGGACTCGATAGACTGTCATTGATTGAGAAAGATGTGCACTTTGCTGATTGTAAATGCACACTATGTTCTCCAAGACATGGTTTGCTGTCGGCAAAGACATTGATCCTCTTAGTCATAGGTGTAGTTGGAATTCCCCGTTGGGATCTTCCATCGAAGATTCGACATTTCTTAGAGAGCCCGGAAGTCAACGCAATCTCTTCAATAAATGATGGAAACCA